From Erigeron canadensis isolate Cc75 chromosome 8, C_canadensis_v1, whole genome shotgun sequence, one genomic window encodes:
- the LOC122580473 gene encoding uncharacterized protein LOC122580473, whose product MDSLVTSKDQSMSILQGEDLTSTKSAQCTVTCMYQAYIGGYWRTVMALWTKNIINHSLNIFVDSVESKHRHNCKIDLKPWHFWGKKSYKTFEVDGLQIDIYWDLRSAKFSGSPEPCSEFYVALVCDEEVVLLMGDLKKKVYKRTKSRPGAAEALLFFKKEHMFGKKSFTTRAKFDKNRKDYEIVVESSTIGPKDPEMWISIDGIVLIHIRNLQWKFRGNQIVMVNKQPIEVLWDVHAWLFMNPGSSHGLFIFKPNQPITETDKDVSKEACDDYNNSSINKYHSTGRSHIPQQCCLFLYVWKIE is encoded by the coding sequence ATGGATTCTCTTGTCACCTCAAAGGATCAATCAATGTCGATTTTGCAAGGAGAAGATCTTACGTCAACAAAATCGGCACAATGCACCGTTACATGCATGTATCAAGCATACATTGGCGGCTATTGGCGAACTGTTATGGCACTTTGGaccaaaaacataataaatcaCTCGCTTAACATTTTTGTAGATAGTGTGGAATCTAAACATCGCCACAACTGCAAGATTGATCTCAAGCCATGGCACTTTTGGGGGAAAAAGAGTTACAAGACTTTCGAGGTTGATGGGCTCCAAATCGACATATATTGGGATCTTCGGTCAGCAAAGTTTTCAGGGTCTCCAGAACCATGCTCAGAATTCTATGTTGCATTAGTTTGTGACGAGGAAGTTGTGTTGCTGATGGGGGACTTGAAAAAGAAGGTATACAAAAGGACAAAGTCACGTCCAGGTGCAGCCGAGGCCCTCCTGTTTTTCAAGAAAGAGCACATGTTTGGAAAGAAAAGTTTCACAACAAGAgcaaaatttgataaaaatcgAAAAGACTACGAAATCGTGGTCGAAAGTTCAACAATAGGACCAAAAGACCCTGAAATGTGGATAAGCATTGATGGAATTGTGCTGATCCACATAAGAAATTTGCAATGGAAGTTCCGTGGTAACCAAATAGTCATGGTGAACAAGCAACCAATCGAGGTGCTATGGGACGTGCATGCATGGCTTTTTATGAACCCTGGCTCTAGCCATGGGTTGTTTATTTTCAAACCTAATCAACCCATTACAGAGACTGATAAAGATGTTAGCAAAGAAGCCTGCGATGATTACAATAACAGTAGCATAAACAAGTATCATTCGACTGGAAGAAGTCACATACCCCAACAATGCTGCCTTTTTCT